Proteins encoded within one genomic window of Psilocybe cubensis strain MGC-MH-2018 chromosome 2, whole genome shotgun sequence:
- a CDS encoding DNA ligase 3, with the protein MCGSSNWPCSLSDHSDCISESILISTAGKKSKLSSSQFQLDHFFSSTKSSATSEANLSASPQFVQGSSNKDIPSRKAVFANETIIDVDAFDLDDPATSSLQPVISTGPKSNASKRQSQSLFESRIEIREWKTNSIGDVKKDTSTPNVKCRNGQRHIDPNEFLPIDVEPIDYSADQQPSDSLDAPYSLLVHAFISLSETRSRIAIINILTNVLRTLIVKHPTSLLPGVYLLSNSLGPPFVALELGLGSSVISKSLKQISGLSGTALKKLYNTSGDPGDVAYAAKSKIRTLVPHPPLSVPYVHQSMLKICLCKGPGAAKDKQKIVEKLLLSAIGEEVRYLTRTLCQNLRVGAVRTSILTALARAFALTPSPASIKGPISDTDAIDSLHVPPTLIAELRSSAVSKGKKWLSSQERLSMMFKRAENLIKQVYVKHPSYDRIIPALLQNGLDTLPEAVPMSVAGVPLLPMLGSPTRSLDEIYEKLGNLPFSAEFKYDGQRAQIHASTKHTNDYEIKIFSRHMEDMTSKYPDILQLIRDMFKQHANLSSFIMDAEVVAIDPNSGELKSFQELAGRARKDVQLKDVRIAVCHSFRERRKILQDNFSTRRKLGPSPMVAQFDFVKNCESEEGRESIEEFMLSAIENRCEGLMIKILEKPTVTEPAKEKQSKHMTLLSTYEPDVRTLGWLKLKKDYIKGIGDSLDLIPVGAWHGNGRKARWWSPVLLALWNPETGRPVAMCKCMSGFTDAFYTTMMQNYAPKSVSCSTQPQWECDFGAFKPDVYFKPHEVWEIRGADITESPVSIAAQGMVSSARGLSLRFPRFIRARDDKKIETASSPTFLANIWRSQRGKTDTGNDNFELVDMHAESSETEDALEDEERSSGP; encoded by the exons ATGTGCGGAAGTTCAAATTGGCCTTGTAGCCTCAGTG ATCATTCAGACTGCATATCCGAGTCTATTTTGATTTCTACAGC GGGGAAAAAGTCAAAATTGAGCAGCAGCCAGTTTCAGCTTGATCACTTTTTCTCGTCTACCAAATCCTCGGCGACCTCAGAAGCTAATCTCTCCGCCTCTCCACAGTTTGTTCAAGGCAGTTCCAACAAGGATATCCCATCAAGAAAGGCTGTCTTTGCGAATGAGACCATtattgatgttgatgcaTTTGACTTGGATGATCCTGCAACCTCAAGTCTTCAGCCAGTGATATCGACAGGTCCGAAAAGTAATGCTTCGAAGAGGCAAAGCCAATCCCTATTCGAATCTAGGATTGAGATCCGAGAATGGAAAACAAACTCTATTGGCGATGTCAAAAAAGATACCTCGACTCCCAATGTCAAATGTAGAAATGGTCAACGGCATATCGATCCTAACGAATTTCTGCCCATTGACGTTGAACCTATCGACTACAGCGCCGACCAACAGCCTTCAGATTCACTCGACGCGCCCTACTCTCTGCTAGTCCATGCatttatctctctctcggaaACACGGTCACGAATTGCCATCATTAATATTTTGACCAATGTTTTGAGGACTTTGATCGTCAAGCATCCAACATCTCTTCTCCCAGGAGTGTATCTCCTGTCCAACTCCCTTGGACCTCCCTTTGTTGCATTAGAACTTGGGCTTGGCTCCTCTGTCATTTCAAAGTCACTAAAGCAGATCTCTGGATTAAGTGGGACGGCTTTAAAGAAATTATACAATACAAGCGGCGATCCAGGCGACGTGGCCTACGCGGCCAAGTCCAAAATTCGAACTCTCGTTCCTCATCCACCTTTGTCTGTCCCGTACGTTCACCAATCGATGCTGAAAATATGTCTCTGTAAAGGCCCTGGTGCTGCCAAAGACAAACAAAAGATTGTAGAGAAACTTCTTCTCTCCGCTATCGGTGAAGAGGTTAGGTACCTCACTCGGACGCTCTGCCAGAACCTCCGTGTTGGGGCAGTCAGGACATCCATTCTTACTGCTTTAGCCCGAGCTTTTGCGCTGACTCCGAGTCCTGCTTCCATCAAGGGCCCTATTTCTGACACGGATGCAATCGACTCTTTGCATGTACCTCCTACGTTGATTGCGGAACTTCGGTCTTCAGCAGTATCCAAGGGTAAAAAATGGCTTTCATCTCAAGAAAGATTATCCATGATGTTTAAACGCGCTGAAAATTTGATCAAGCAGGTGTATGTCAAACACCCAAGCTATGATCGAATCATTCCGGCACTGCTGCAAAATGGACTGGATACTCTGCCGGAGGCTGTTCCTATGTCCGTTG CAGGCGTTCCCCTCCTACCTATGCTTGGATCGCCCACGCGTTCTTTGGATGAAATATACGAAAAACTTGGAAACCTTCCTTTCTCTGCAGAATTTAAATATGATGGACAGAGAGCGCAAATACATGCCTCTACTAAGCATACAAACGATTATGAAATCAAAATATTCTCGCGTCATATGGAAGACATGACATCAAAG TATCCAGATATTTTGCAATTGATTCGGGATATGTTTAAGCAACACGCTAATTTATCCTCCTTCATAATGGACGCCGAAGTTGTAGCCATCGATCCGAACTCAGGAGAGCTGAAGTCATTCCAAGAGTTAGCAGGGAGGGCACGCAAAGACGTCCAACTTAAGGATGTTCGAATTGCTGTCT GTCATAGTTTCCGGGAGCGTAGAAAAATTCTTCAAGACAATTTTTCTACCCGTAGGAAATTGGGACCAAGCCCAATGGTAGCGCAATTTGACTTTGTCAAGAACTGCGAAAGTGAAGAAGGGAGAGAGTCTATCGAGGAGTTTATGCTGAGTGCAATAGAGAACCGGTGTGAGGGGCTCATGATCAAG ATTCTCGAGAAACCAACTGTTACCGAACCGGCGAAAGAGAAGCAAAGCAAACACATGACCTTGCTTTCAACTTACGAACCCGACGTTAGGACATTAGGCTGGTTGAAGTTAAAGAAGGATTATATTAAGGGTATTGGCGATTCTTTGGACCTTATTCCCGTCGGTGCCTGGCACGGTAATGGGCGAAAGGCTCGATGGTGGAGTCCCGTACTTCTGGCACTTTGGAACCCAGAAACAGGACGACCAGTCGCGATGTGCAAATGCATGTCAG GTTTCACAGACGCATTCTATACA ACAATGATGCAAAACTATGCCCCGAAATCTGTATCGTGTTCCACACAGCCTCAATGGGAATGCGACTTTGGAG CATTCAAACCCGATGTTTATTTCAAACCTCATGAAGTCTGGGAAATTCGTGGCGCAGA CATAACTGAAAGTCCAGTATCAATTGCGGCGCAGGGGATGGTCTCATCCGCTCGTGGACTGAGCTTGCGCTTCCCACGTTTTATCCGGGCTAGAGATGACAAGAAAATAGAAACTGCGAGTAGCCCAACGTTCCTGGCAAATATTTGGAGAAGCCAACGAGGGAAAACTGACACGGGGAATGATAACTTTGAATTGGTTGACATGCATGCCGAATCATCCGAAACAGAGGATGCATTAGAAGACGAGGAGAGAAGTTCTGGGCCCTAA
- a CDS encoding Ribonuclease H2 subunit B yields MATHFSILPSEIIRYLTLSLNKENNAATENPLRLLRLPHPRTGLLSLFLPCEWLPTSLHDENGIQSTLLEIQTIHPPDERSWFLEEEVISNGNLLMMTPIDPTFILLPILQLKYVNNGNTSQFRAADDLLEESVKQIVDTAVPPKIQCQDLLDFCSLVCTRKSLKNICDIKEISSDIVVYRFSPQKSLDHIRTKVSHLEKCAALDKSKTIVRSLARYGLMEDGKEELLQLGRTRACCDLVAQYLTPLMRETVMASYNFSKLQKYLDANAQDVVATVASSSKSKGGLKETAKEKKDTTAVKRKPVGKASRGIENLKKANTINMPKLTSFFGSKP; encoded by the exons ATGGCAACCCATTTCTCAATATTGCCTTCAG AAATTATTCGCTATCTTACACTGAGTCTGAACAAGGAAAACAACGCGGCAACAGAAAATCCTTTACGTCTCTTAAGACTTCCCCATCCACGGACAG GATTGCTGTCTTTGTTCCTACCCTGTGAATGGTTGCCTACATCACTACACGATGAAAACGGCATTCAATCAACTCTCCTTGAAATACAAACGATACATCCTCCGGACGAACGATCATGgtttcttgaagaagaagttaTATCCA ATGGAAATCTACTCATGATGACACCAATCGATCCTACATTCATTTTACTCCCTATTTTGCAACTTAAATACGTG AACAATGGTAATACCTCTCAATTTAGAGCTGCCGATGACTTGCTTGAAGAGTCAGTCAAACAAATAGTTGATACCGCTGTGCCACCAAAAATACAATGCCAGGACCTCCTTGACTTCTGCTCCCTCGTTTGCACACGAAAATCCTTAAAAAATATTTGTGATATTAAAG AAATTTCATCCGATATTGTTGTCTACCGTTTCTCTCCACAAAAGTCATTGGACCATATACGAACCAAAGTATCACACTTGGAAAAATGTGCGGCTCTCGATAAATCGAAAACCATAGTGCGTTCTCTTGCTAGATATGGCCTTATGgaagatggaaaagaagaattGCTGCAAT TGGGGCGCACTCGGGCATGTTGTGATCTCGTTGCGCAATACTTGACTCCTCTTATGCGAGAAACCGTGATGGCTTCTTATAA TTTCAGTAAACTTCAGAAATATCTAGATGCGAACGCGCAGGACGTAGTTGCAACAGTTGCATCTTCCTCTAAATCGAAGGGTGGACTTAAAGAAACagccaaagagaaaaaagacacGACAGCGGTAAAGAGAAAACCTGTTGGCAAAGCTTCGCGAGGGATTGAGAATCTGAAAAAGGCTAATACTATCAACATGCCCAAGTTGACTAGTTTCTTCGGTAGTAAACCTTGA
- a CDS encoding ATP-binding cassette transporter CGR1 — protein sequence MLSTATRAGIPAARRRLVPRSFSRLATTTRASVPALRASTTLLSSLSSIRPMSSTHHGESTLRPEPDKVLQDIADYVHNYKVDSDLAFETARLCLIDTIGCGLEALRFPECTKLLGPVVEGTVVPNGTRVPGTNYELDPIRGAFNIGAAIRWLDFNDCFLAEEWGHPSDNLGAILAVADHLARQGQPLSVHDILEAMIKAHEIQGGIALLNSFNRVGLDHVVLVKVASTAVVSKLLGLTRDQTVDAVSQAWVDGQSLRTYRHAPNTGPRKAWAAGDACSRAVNLALMVKKGEKGLPSVLTAKTWGFYDVLFKGKPFKFQIPYGSYIMENVLFKISFPAEFHAQTAVEAAHILHNKLKELGKSSDDIKSVRIRTQEAAIRIIDKQGPLDNFADRDHAINYMVAYPLIFGELTSESYTDASAADPRIDALRSKIYCVEEKRFSVDYHDPAKRSIGNALLVELNDGTVLDEVEIEYPVGHKRRRAEGTPLLINKFKRHISYHYDDAHQAQILETVSDAESLSKLPVDKFTDLFVKA from the exons ATGTTATCCACTGCTACACGCGCAGGCATCCCAGCTGCTCGTCGTCGCCTTGTGCCCCGCTCTTTTTCGCGTCTTGCTACAACCACCAGGGCATCTGTGCCGGCACTCCGCGCATCCACCACTCTGCTTTCTTCCTTATCTTCAATTCGCCctatgtcttccactcaTCACGGAGAATCTACACTTCGTCCGGAACCCGACAAGGTTCTCCAGGATATTGCCGACTATGTGCACAATTACAAAGTAGACTCGGATCTCGCTTTCGAAACAGCCAGGCTCTGCCTCATCGACACGATTGGTTGTGGGCTCGAGGCATTGAGGTTCCCCGAATGCACCAAGCTTCTTGGTCCGGTTGTTGAGGGGACGGTCGTTCCAAATG GAACGCGTGTACCGGGTACCAATTATGAACTAGACCCCATTCGAGGTGCTTTCAACATCGGTGCAGCTATTCGATGGCTCGACTTCAATGATTGCTTCCTGGCTGAAGAAT GGGGGCATCCCTCTGATAATCTTGGCGCTATCCTCGCTGTCGCGGATCATCTGGCCCGGCAAGGCCAGCCCCTATCCGTGCACGACATCCTAGAGGCTATGATTAAAGCCCATGAAATCCAGGGAGGAATTGCTCTTCTCAACTCTTTCAACAGAGTTGGTCTGGACCACGTTGTTCTAGTTAAAGTCGCATCCACAGCGGTTGTCTCCAAACTCCTCGGCTTGACCCGCGATCAGACCGTTGATGCCGTTTCTCAAGCATGGGTTGACGGACAATCCCTGCGCACTTACCGCCATGCTCCCAACACAGGCCCTCGGAAAGCATGGGCCGCTGGTGATGCTTGCTCTCGTGCTGTAAATCTTGCTTTGATGGtgaaaaagggagagaaggGTCTCCCATCAGTTCTTACCGCCAAAACTTGGGGCTTCTACGATGTTTTGTTCAAG GGTAAACCATTTAAATTCCAGATCCCTTATGGTTCCTATATCATGGAGAATGTATTGTTCAAGATTTCGTTCCCTGCCGAGTTCCATGCGCAGACTGCGGTCGAGGCTGCTCATATCCTTCACAATAAGCTGAAGGAGCTGGGCAAGTCCTCCGACGATATTAAGAGTGTTCGCATTCGCACACAAGAAGCTGCTATTAGGATTATTGACAAGCAAGGCCCCTTGGACAACTTTGCAGACCGCGA CCATGCTATCAACTACATGGTCGCCTACCCCCTGATCTTTGGCGAATTGACCTCTGAGAGCTA CACTGATGCCTCCGCCGCCGATCCTCGAATTGATGCTCTCCGTTCGAAGATCTACTGCGTAGAAGAAAAACGCTTCAGCGTTGACTATCACGATCCTGCCAAGCGTTCGATCGGTAATGCTCTCCTGGTTGAACTCAACGACGGAACTGTTCTTGATGAAGTCGAAATTGAATACCCTGTTGGGCACAAGAGGCGCCGAGCAGAGGGTACACCATTATTGATCAATAAATTCAAGAG GCACATTTCGTATCATTATGACGATGCTCATCAAGCCCA GATTTTGGAAACTGTGTCCGATGCCGAATCGCTCTCCAAACTTCCTGTAGACAAGTTCACCGACTTGTTTGTCAAGGCATAA
- a CDS encoding ABC-transporter-regulating transcription factor, producing MSPSPEQPPPVPSTSTQPEGPPVRVKKRRLHGSCDACRKKKIPFLSAGYIRRLEERLEKMERLLEKQGSPETANIDNSADSIQQYSSFSDTKEDGTRAFTPPKKLVGARLEPSSATSDDSSDPDDLAHVALSEHLSSLSIGEAVDDRFFGKSSAFMFVKEASSVRHETTRGTILPDRTKFRRPIYWDVRPWEASLSSSFQPGYIYPEVGLLQTLVSLYFEKMNTIFPILHQPTFLKALSQNQHHWDPAFGMTVLLVCAIGSRYTNDPRVIVPEDKHGLSSGWPYFSQVQIYRNPLLLNSTIYDLQYFVLAILYLSGTSVPQASWNLIGLGMRQVLEKGIHRRRGSSARPSKDEELLKRTFWVLVVIDRLKSSFLGRPCCIQEEDIDVDYPVECDDEYWETDDPQNAFQQPDNKPCKISSFIRLIKLTEILSMALRTLYATKKNKRIAGYNGEEWERRVVVELDSSLNNWKDSLPSYLKWDPNISDSTLFHQASLLHATFNYVQILVHRPFLTKKSSMSFPSLAMCTNAARSCIHALDAARIKGMRPTHHLLVCAFSSGIVIILNLWSHRHTTGLITDPAKEADLQMCINVLKDCDKKWHVAGRFCDMLNEVGALSECQPTSIMKQPRNTSIVEDTIGGHSIATMSPYSYSSSSSARVGHIVPEFPNIDKSGETLNGPADIFGKHMSINDLLLFQTGYVTQPQARLFELDNGALRSGAVETSDILHRTTPSTDNSYSTPGSESFILNDNIPSFWSGIPAAFSTLLLQQNDDWKRCPNAMTDDSIVDSGTTGESQIQKVKKRRLHGACDACRKKKIIERLINILGDSAEMPGKKSEVQQAYIRSLEEKVEKMQRYFELQHAGEDIDDVVNMAATASRPASFFGATSLADSCDKPDSVKYPIPKHVYTSLPKGKKTEDDSDASDSDDLAHIALAHHLDGLPLNAVEEKYFGPSSSFMFTKHASTVKNQFTGSPNKLDAARYRRPIFWDMRPWETEYALAPETSYIYPENDLLQSLVSLYFEKMNPLLPVIHRPSFMKSLSIGQHLWDQSFGMTVLLVCALGARYSHDPRITVPSESNGWLSSGWEYFSQIPLVHRRIMVYKTTVYDLQYFSLASQYLVGTSISHVSWTILAFGLRYAVEKGLHRRMGPNEKPTPQREMQKRAFWAMVCVDRIMSAFLGRPCTLMDEEIDVELPIECDDEYWETEDPQKAFQQPFGIPCSVSNFIYYIRICEILGFALRTLYSTKKSKILSGLIGNDWEGRIVAELDSSLNSWKDSLPKHLRWDAERQDPTFFHQSAVLHSLYYYTQIQVHRPFLSKKSPLSFSSLAMCTNAARSCTHVLEATLSRGARVFPDIIMASFTAGLVIVLNLWGNQRSGLIGNPTQEIENLHKCVNVLRECEKRWHVAGRLCDILNEVGALHEYQPTASKRRRDISSSESSGLLQISPINTFNPLIDGSGPSYSPNSEEQAASTATNNLVPAFDPTMNDWELRDLLFMGMGYLQGNSHFRVGSNYRQQNTAFPNSVAYGENELGQSYQPQRFNERLGTDFSDVSSAEDVFALWADMPAAFSRQV from the exons AtgtctccatctccagagcAGCCTCCACCCGTACCCTCAACCTCCACTCAACCTGAAGGTCCACCTGTGAGGGTCAAAAAGCGACGCCTTCATGGCTCCTGCGATGCATGtcgcaagaaaaaga TCCCGTTTCTTAGTGCTGGATATATCCGACGACTCGAAGAAAGACTGGAAAAGATGGAGCGTCTCTTGGAAAAACAAGGCAGCCCAGAGACCGCAAACATAGACAACTCTGCGGACAGCATACAACAATATTCCTCATTCTCAGACACCAAGGAAGATGGTACACGAGCGTTTACACCGCCGAAAAAGCTTGTCGGCGCTCGACTAGAGCCATCCTCTGCCACCTCTGATGACTCGTCCGATCCTGACGATCTTGCCCATGTCGCTCTTTCGGAACATCTGAGTTCGTTGTCAATTGGCGAAGCTGTCGATGATCGGTTCTTTGGCAAGTCTAG CGCCTTCATGTTTGTTAAAGAGGCCTCGTCCGTTCGCCATGAAACTACCAGAGGTACCATCTTACCAGATCGAACAAAATTCAGAAGACCGATATATTGGGATGTCCGACCC TGGGAAGCGTCATTATCATCGTCCTTTCAACCAGGCTACATCTATCCTGAAGTTGGTCTGTTACAGACTCTGGTATCTCTTTACTTTGAGAAGATGAATACGATCTTTCCTATACTCCATCAGCCCACTTTTCTCAAAGCTTTATCCCAAAATCAGCATCATTGGGATCCGGCTTTTGGTATGACAGTCCTCCTTGTCTGCGCCATTGGTTCTCGGTATACAAATGACCCACGGGTAATTGTACCTGAGGACAAACACGGACTATCTTCAGGATGGCCGTACTTTTCGCAGGTTCAGATATATCGCAACCCATTACTTCTTAATTCAACTATATATGACTTACAATACTTTGTT CTCGCTATTCTTTATCTCAGTGGGACTTCGGTTCCTCAAGCCTCGTGGAATCTGATTGGACTGGGAATGCGCCAGGTACTTGAAAAAGGCATTCATCGTCGCAGGGGATCATCTGCTAGGCCGAGCAAGGACGAAGAACTTTTGAAACGCACATTTTG GGTTCTGGTCGTGATAGACCGCCTGAAAAGTTCATTTCTTGGTCGACCATGTTGTATTCAAGAAGAGGA TATTGATGTCGATTACCCTGTCGAATGCGATGACGAGTATTGGGAAACGGACGATCCCCAAAATGCATTTCAGCAGCCTGACAACAAACCATGCAAAATATCAAGTTTCATACGGCTGATAAAGCTAACAGAGATTCTTTCTATGGCGTTACGTACTTTGTATGCAACAAAGAAGAACAAGAGAATTGCGGGCTATAACGGAGAAGAATGGGAACGCCGGGTGGTTGTCGAACTTGATTCATCCCTGAATAACTGGAAGGACTCTCTTCCGAGCTACT TAAAGTGGGACCCTAATATCTCGGATTCGACGCTCTTTCATCAGGCCTCACTACTACATGCGACGTTCAACTATGTTCAAATTCTTGTGCATCGGCCATTTTTAACAAAAAAGTCTTCAATGTCTTTCCCATCCCTCGCAATGTGCACCAACGCCGCACGATCATGCATTCATGCACTGGATGCTGCGAGGATAAAAGGCATGCGTCCTACCCACCACCTACTG GTCTGCGCGTTCTCATCCGGAATCGTCATTATTCTTAACCTCTGGAGCCACCGTCATACAACCGGGTTGATAACCGATCCAGCAAAAGAAGCTGATCTTCAAATGTGTATCAACGTACTCAAAGATTGTGACAAAAA GTGGCATGTTGCTGGACGATTTTG TGATATGTTGAATGAAGTTGGTGCTCTTAGCGAATGCCAACCAACCTCAATTATGAAACAACCTCGTAATACTTCAATCGTAGAGGACACTATCGGCGGGCATTCTATTGCAACGATGTCCCCGTATTCTtattcttcctcctcaagcGCTAGAGTAGGGCATATCGTTCCAGAATTCCCCAATATCGATAAATCTGGTGAAACACTGAACGGGCCCGCGGATATATTTGGTAAACATATGAGCATTAATGACCTACTCCTCTTCCAAACGGGCTATGTTACACAACCCCAGGCACGCCTCTTTGAACTCGACAATGGTGCTCTTCGCTCTGGGGCGGTTGAGACTAGTGATATTCTTCATCGAACAACGCCTTCAACCGATAACTCATATTCGACCCCGGGGTCTGAATCTTTTATTCTGAACGATAACATCCCGTCCTTTTGGTCTGGTATTCCGGCTGCCTTCAG TACCTTGCTTCTCCAACAGAACGATGATTGGAAACG CTGCCCTAACGCGATGACAGATGATTCTATCGTAGACTCTGGAACAACGGGAGAAAGCCAAATCCAGAAGGTCAAGAAAAGACGTTTACATGGAGCATGCGATGCCTGtcgcaaaaagaaaa TCATCGAAAGGCTGATCAACATTCTAGGCGATAGCGCTGAAATGCCTGGAAAG AAGTCGGAGGTGCAGCAAGC TTATATCCGCAGCTTGGAAGAAAAAGTAGAAAAGATGCAACGCTATTTTGAACTG CAACACGCAGGAGAAGACATTGACGACGTTGTCAACATGGCTGCAACCGCTTCGAGACCCGCAAGCTTTTTTGGAGCCACAAGTTTGGCCGATTCCTGTGACAAACCCGACTCCGTCAAGTATCCCATCCCTAAACACGTATACACCTCTTTACCAAAGGGTAAAAAGACTGAAGACGACTCAGATGCGTCAGATTCCGATGATTTGGCTCACATAGCATTGGCTCACCATCTGGATGGTCTTCCTCTAAATgctgttgaagaaaaatatTTTGGGCCTTCTAG TTCATTTATGTTCACCAAGCATGCGTCAACCGTGAAAAATCAATTCACTGGATCTCCGAACAAATTAGATGCTGCGCGGTATAGGCGACCGATTTTCTGGGACATGAGGCCG TGGGAAACGGAATATGCCCTAGCTCCCGAAACCTCTTACATCTATCCGGAGAATGATCTTCTACAAAGCCTAGTTTCTCTATATTTTGAAAAGATGAACCCTCTCCTTCCGGTAATACATCGACCTTCATTCATGAAATCATTGTCAATTGGACAGCATTTATGGGACCAATCGTTTGGGATGACTGTCTTGTTGGTTTGTGCACTTGGGGCACGATATTCTCATGACCCTCGAATAACTGTGCCTTCAGAATCTAACGGATGGTTATCTTCTGGATGGGAATACTTCTCTCAGATCCCTCTAGTTCACCGACGTATCATGGTTTATAAAACCACGGTATATGATCTACAATATTTCAGC CTTGCGTCACAGTATCTGGTTGGTACATCCATTTCACATGTTTCATGGACTATTTTGGCCTTTGGACTACGATATGCCGTCGAGAAAGGGTTGCACCGCCGCATGGGACCGAATGAAAAACCGACTCCTCAACGTGAAATGCAAAAACGCGCATTTTG GGCAATGGTATGCGTAGATCGCATTATGAGCGCCTTTCTAGGCCGTCCTTGTACCCTCATGGACGAAGA GATTGACGTAGAACTTCCCATTGAATGTGACGATGAATATTGGGAAACAGAAGATCCGCAAAAGGCTTTTCAACAACCATTTGGAATACCGTGCTCAGTCAGCAATTTTATCTACTATATACGAATTTGTGAAATTCTTGGATTTGCTCTGAGGACCTTATATTCCACAAAAAAATCGAAGATTCTGTCAGGTCTCATTGGAAATGATTGGGAGGGCCGTATTGTCGCGGAGCTAGATTCGTCTCTGAATTCATGGAAGGACTCTTTGCCCAAACACC TGCGCTGGGATGCTGAGAGGCAGGACCCCACTTTCTTCCATCAGTCGGCGGTATTGCATTCGTTATATTACTATACACAGATTCAAGTGCACCGTCCCTTCTTATCGAAGAAGTCGCCACTGTCGTTTTCTTCTCTCGCTATGTGTACGAATGCTGCTCGTTCATGTACACACGTTTTAGAAGCAACTTTGTCTCGGGGTGCTCGTGTTTTCCCTGATATCATT ATGGCATCGTTTACAGCAGGTCTCGTTATCGTACTCAATTTATGGGGTAACCAAAGGTCAGGTTTGATAGGAAATCCCACTCAAGAAATAGAGAACCTTCATAAATGCGTGAATGTTCTCCGAGAATGCGAAAAGAG ATGGCACGTCGCAGGTAGATTGTG TGATATTTTGAACGAAGTCGGTGCTCTACATGAATACCAGCCAACAGCCAGCAAGCGTCGCCGAgacatttcttcttccgaaTCATCAGGATTGCTCCAAATATCACCGATAAACACATTTAATCCCTTGATAGATGGATCTGGTCCGTCGTATTCCCCTAATTCAGAGGAGCAAGCAGCATCTACCGCAACAAATAATCTCGTCCCAGCGTTCGACCCAACGATGAACGATTGGGAGCTGCGAGATCTGCTATTTATGGGAATGGGTTATCTTCAAGGCAATTCGCATTTCAGGGTTGGCTCCAACTATCGGCAGCAGAATACAGCATTCCCCAACTCTGTCGCTTATGGAGAAAACGAATTGGGGCAGTCATACCAACCGCAGCGCTTCAACGAGCGCCTTGGGACCGATTTTTCAGATGTGTCGTCAGCCGAGGATGTGTTTGCATTGTGGGCAGACATGCCGGCTGCGTTTAGCAGGCAAGTTTGA